The Arachis hypogaea cultivar Tifrunner chromosome 14, arahy.Tifrunner.gnm2.J5K5, whole genome shotgun sequence DNA window ATAAAAATTAGATCTTTTGTGCAAATTTAGTGTCTTTGTTTGATTTCCACTTCTGGGTGTGCGTGCTAGATCATAATCCAATAGAAATTGCTACAAGAAgggacaaaaaggaaaaaaaaagggttGTCTTAGTTTCAGACTTAAGGGTCATGAGGAGCATCAATTGCTATGTTCCATTGTTTGTTTGCTTGTTGTTGTTAGGATTCTTAGATACTAAGGTTGTCCTAGGACAAAATTATAAGCCTGCAGATAACATTCTATTGAGTTGTGGTGGTCCTCAAACTAGTAAAGATTCTGATGGAAGGGTATGGCATAGTGATGTTGGTTCCAAGTTTGCATCATCCAAGGGAAACACCAGCACCTCGCCAGCGGCGACTCAGGACCCTGCTGTCCCTACTGTGCCATACATGAATGCCAGGGTGTTCCATTCGCCTTATACATACTCCTTTCCGGTGGCGTCCGGTTGGAAGTTCCTCCGGCTGTACTTCTACTCGGCGTCCTACAATGGACTCAATGCCAGCGATGCGCTGTTCTCGGTGACTTCGCCGTCCTATACCTTGCTCAGGAACTTCAGTGTGGCGCAAACCACACTGGCTCTGAATTATGTCTACATTGTGAAGGAGTACTGCATCAATGTTGATGGAGATACCTTGAATGTGACTTTCACTCCGTCGACCAACAAGTCGAACGCTTATGCGTTTGTTAATGGGATTGAGGTTGTGTCCATGCCTGATATTTATACTGAAACTGATGGTTCTACCATGATGGTGGGTACGAATTCTCCTATCACTGTTGACAACAGCACTGCACTTGAGACTCTCTATAGGTTGAATGTGGGTGGAAATGATATCTCGCCTTCCCAAGATACTGGTCTGTTTAGGTCTTGGTCTGATGATGTGCCCTACCTATTTGGGGCAGCGTTTGGTGTGACTGAGCCTGCTGATTCGTCAGTCAAGATTCGGTATCCTCCAGGCACACCAAGTTATATTGCTCCACTTGATGTCTACAGTACAGCCAGATCAATGGGGCCAACTCCGAACATCACCATTCAATACAACTTGACTTGGGTTTTCTCTATTGACTCTGGGTTTTCGTATATTGTGAGACTCCATTTTTGTGAGGGAACATCAGTTATAAACAAGGTCAATCAGAGAGTATTTGATATATTCCTCAATAATCAAACTGCTGAGCCCGCAGCTGATGTTATTGCGATTGCACAAGCAGAATATGGAACTTCATATACAAATGGAGTTGCAATTCATAAAGATTTTGCTGTGTTTGTTCCCAATGGAGAGCCACGCCAGGATCTGTGGCTTTCATTACAACCTGATAAAACTATGAAGCCCAACTATTATGATGCAATCTTGAATGGAGTGGAGATATTCAAAATTAGTGATGCTAATGGTAATCTGGCTGGGACAAATCCTATTCCTCCTCCACTGCAAGACAACATTGACCTGGCTTTGGTTAGGAGTCATCATGCTACATCGAAGAATCATACAGGAATAATTGCAGGAGGTGTTGCTGGAGGAATTGTTGTAGCACTTGTCATTGGACTATTTGCTTTTATTGTATCCCGTCGTCGCAGGCAAGGAAAGGAGCCTAGTTCAAGTGAAGGGCCATCCGGATGGCTTCCACTTTCTTTGTACGGCAATTCGCACTCTGCAGCTTCGGCCAAGACCAACACAACAGGAAGTTATGCGTCCTCTCTGCCATCGAACCTTTGTCGTCACTTCTCATTTGCTGAAATCAAGGCCGCCACGAACAACTTTGATGAGGCTTTGCTTCTTGGTGTGGGAGGATTTGGTAAGGTTTACAAAGGTGAAATCGATGGCGGGTCAACCAAAGTAGCAATCAAGCGTGGGAATCCATTGTCTGAGCAAGGAGTGCATGAGTTCCAAACCGAGATTGAAATGCTCTCTAAACTCCGCCACCGCCACCTTGTCTCACTGATTGGTTATTGTGAAGAAAACACTGAAATGATTCTTGTCTATGATTACATGGCCCATGGAACACTCAGGGAGCATCTATACAAGACACAGAAACCTCCATTGCCTTGGAAGCAAAGGCTTGAGATATGCATCGGAGCTGCTCGGGGTTTACACTATCTTCACACTGGTGCCAAACACACTATCATCCACCGTGATGTGAAGACAACAAACATCTTACTTGATGAGAAGTGGGTGGCCAAGGTCTCTGATTTCGGCTTGTCAAAAACCGGCCCAACATTGGATAACACACACGTAAGCACTGTCGTAAAGGGTAGTTTCGGATACTTGGATCCAGAATACTTCAGGAGGCAGCAGCTCACTGACAAATCCGATGTTTACTCATTTGGGGTGGTTCTCTTTGAGATACTCTGTGCTCGACCGGCTCTAAACCCGACCCTTGCCAAGGAGCAAGTGAGTCTAGCTGAGTGGGCGGCTCACTGCTACAGAAAAGGCAATCTTGACCAAATTGTGGATCCTTACCTCAAGGGCAAGATAGCTTTTGAATGCTTCAAGAAGTTTGCCGAGACTGCGATGAAGTGTGTGGCCGACCAAGGTATCGAGCGGCCGTCCATGGGCGATGTCTTGTGGAACCTCGAGTTTGCTTTGCAGCTGCAAGAAAGCGCCGAGGAGAGTGGCAAGGGATTCGCCGGAATACTCAACGAGGAGGAGCCGCTATGCTCGGATCCTAAAGGGAAGAAGGACTCTGATGCATTGCCAATGTATGATGGCAATACTGATTCAAGAAGCAGTGGCATGAGCATGAGCATTGGTGGTAGAAGCTTAGCAAGTGAAGACTCTGATGGATTAACACCAAGTGCTGTTTTCTCTCAGATCATGAATCCAAAGGGTCGTTAATTCCAAATCAAGAAACtgaaattgaagtttaaattCCAGGCACAAAAAAACTACTCAAGTTTAGTAGTTTTAATGTGTTGCTTTCTCATCTGTTAATTACACAATGAGTTCAAATTTGAAGGGCTTttcgcttttctttttttttttttcatgttattAATTTTCCTAATATTACTGCTATTCCTTTGTACTGTTGTATctgatttattatttattattatatgtttaaGTTGTAATGCTGCCACTGCATCAAAGATTAACGAGCAAACATGTTGTAACGAGGTTGTTATTATCAATAACTTTAGAAGATCATTCCTATTATTTCCTACATGAGATTGTCTTGAAGACAATTAGTGACACtataccaaaaatattttatttttgacacCATTATCTCAagtgttttgaaatttttttaaccaTTACATCAAAAGTTGTATATTTGCTATAACATTTTTAGATTAAAATGTAGACACATTGTctaatttgttatatatatttgtaaGAACTATCTTATTCATACAAATATAAATTAGCTAAATGTGTATGTGCGAATTCATAGTGTATGACAATTAAATCTTATattgtaaattaaattttaaaagtgattttatattaaataaaatacaacatTGGAAATAGGAGGATGAGCAAGCAAGTGGAGAACGTGTGTAAGAGTTAGATAGGaggaattattatttattattttattttttttttcaaaattttccaacTTAACTTTGTATGGCAACATGTCATATCTGGCTAGTGTTAGGTGGACAGCTGTATTGTGGTGTACAAATAATCAAAAAGAAGGGATCAAATTCCATGATTACATTTTTTGAATGTGACACTTATTAGCACCGAACTCCCACTACcatatttgtttattaatttagTGGACTATATAATATGTAGTAGAATATATATAATTGACATAAACAGCTTATCAACGTGTGTGTCTTTTTCCAGTATTCATACCGTATATTAATTGTTGTTTCTAGGTTGATTATGACACAAGTATGAACAAAGCATCAAGCATTTGACAAGAAGAAatctttttttgaattttgcatgaatatGATTGATTTGGTTGATAGCTAGTGTAGTGGTAGGCCTATTTATGCCACCTTAAATTTGGGGTGATACGCGGAAAAAAGCTGTATATGGTTAGTTGATTATGATTTTTGGAACAATAATATTGCTATTTGAGTACATATCTGTTTTATTTTAATAGAAAGATTTAAGTATAACATTAACTTTAGTATCTAAAATCTGATGACAAATCAGCTtctgaaaattaaaatatactcTTCGGATTTTATTAGTGCCCATTTTTAATTATTCACTTGGTTTCAGAAGataattcaattataaaataaaaagtgaattagAAAATCAACAATACTACATGCGCACAAAAAAAAATCACCAATAAAACAATACATGTATTCATACATATATAGTGActgatttaatagttaatttttagtttGCACATAATACTTTTATTATCTAACAACGTTATCCTTTATAATACGGAATACTCTCAAGTTgattaaaatatcaaataattgatTACATTATCTTTTGTAATTGTTTTTATGGCAATGAGATAGGCCCATTAGCCCCAAAAAAGGCATATGGCCCAATAAGGATCCAAGAGTCACTTTCTAAGTTCATCTCCCACttgttttctatattttttttttgagaaaatgaTAAATAGGTCCTTAACCTTTTGATCCACAGACATTTAAGTcttcgaaaatttgaaaatacatttaaatccctAATCTTTTTAAAACCTAAATATATTGATCCCTCATGTTCAGTTGGGTCTGTCAGACTCAACAGAAAAATCAAAACGTAACTCCCGTTGTACTGACTTGGTTGATACGGATGCACACgtgagaatttttaaaattgaacaaaTTAAACTCAGAGATCGATATGTCCAAATTTTGAAGAGGTCAGGAACTTAAATGTCCGCAGACCAAAGAGTCAGGAATcgatttgttttttcttttttttttttttttgacttagGCATTGGATTTCTTACAAGTGAATGTAATTTTATATATTGCATTacccaaaaaataaagataatctgTGTTTACCAATGTGACAAATAGTTatgaccaaaaaaataaaataaataaaatagtgaaTAACACAAGTTTCTTGCCCCAAGACTAAAACCACACAAGAAATGAGGTTTAGTGCAGACAAAACCAAATGCCACCAATCAATTCAGCAGAAAGGGAACCACATTTCATTTAAATTTGACAACAAAGTCACAACAAATTTTGGTATTACCAATTAGCAAAACAAGCTTGTTACAATACAGCCACATTACTTTGAATCAGAGACAATTCAAATGAAACATCTATTTACACCCAAGAAGGAAAAATCTGAAGACATTCAAGTCACTGCAGAACATGTAGAAACATTCAGTCACTGGAAAAAACACCTAGATCACACTCAGTCTTGACCTCGAAGTTGTGACTTGCGAAAAGGAGAACGCACACGGCTTGTTTCTTACAAGAATCGATGAACAAAACAACAGTTACTGCCACTTTGGAACCGAATCGGTAATGGCAGCAATCTTCTTCTGCAGCTCTGGCTTGTTTGCTCCTACAAGTTTGTCAACTTGTTGTCcattttgaaaaaagaagaaagttgGCGTGGCTTTGATGTCCCATGTAGCGGCGAAGTCCTGCAACAACGAAAACCGTGTTTCAGTAGTGAAACTAACTGAAATTGGATGTATTTgctaaactttaatttcaaattgataatatgaaatAATAATGTTTAATGCCTTTGTCACTTACGCTTAGTTCATCCACATCGACTATTAAGAACACTATCGATGTGAATTTCTCAGATAACTCGCAGTAATACGGCGCAATCATTTTACAAGGACCACACCAAGTAGCACTGAAATTCAGGATCACCTGTTGAACATTGAGCTTCAGTATTAACTTTGAACCAagagaaaataaatttatatacttCAAAAATTGAAAAGAGTGAGAAAATATGCTGAAATATCTGCAAACAATTTCATCATATATATTGTATCAGAAATGGGAGTGAGTTGTCTTTAAAGTAAGAAAATAAGTGTGTACACCTATCCTTATGGGGATGAAAATGGAAATAAAATTTCATATATCAGTTTTCATAATGTTTTCCAAATAAATCTAATGCCAAAAATAAAAACCCATTTTTACCCTCATATGGAATTGATGCATTTAACtttagagataagataagtttCAAGGAACTATATCCCAACTTCAAAGTGCATTTTATGTGCATGCGCGTCAAAGAGACATTAATGGAAGTTAGGGACAAATTCTACGCCACTACCAAACTAGCCAGCGCAAATTTAAGTTCGAAAAGAGAGAAGGTATCTTTAGCAAGGTGCAAAAATGGATCCTTAGATCTCCTACCCTAATATCGAAAATAGAACCTTGGGCACAAGGCCGCAGAAGGCTTCCGATTAACATGTAAAGCCCTTCCAAATTCTTGATGAAATTAAACAGCAGGGAATCAATGATAAAACTCACTATCAAATTTGAAATTAGACACTACCATGTCGATTAGCTTGTGACGCATAATTGCAACAGAATAGAAAAATTTTGCTTGATAATAAACTACATGCATTACAATAAACAAAACACAAAGTGTAGTGTGTCTCATTAATATGGAGCAAGCTTAAGAACTCTTTCCAAAGTTATTACAACTCAAAAATTTCTAAAAGCAT harbors:
- the LOC112743870 gene encoding receptor-like protein kinase FERONIA, which translates into the protein MRSINCYVPLFVCLLLLGFLDTKVVLGQNYKPADNILLSCGGPQTSKDSDGRVWHSDVGSKFASSKGNTSTSPAATQDPAVPTVPYMNARVFHSPYTYSFPVASGWKFLRLYFYSASYNGLNASDALFSVTSPSYTLLRNFSVAQTTLALNYVYIVKEYCINVDGDTLNVTFTPSTNKSNAYAFVNGIEVVSMPDIYTETDGSTMMVGTNSPITVDNSTALETLYRLNVGGNDISPSQDTGLFRSWSDDVPYLFGAAFGVTEPADSSVKIRYPPGTPSYIAPLDVYSTARSMGPTPNITIQYNLTWVFSIDSGFSYIVRLHFCEGTSVINKVNQRVFDIFLNNQTAEPAADVIAIAQAEYGTSYTNGVAIHKDFAVFVPNGEPRQDLWLSLQPDKTMKPNYYDAILNGVEIFKISDANGNLAGTNPIPPPLQDNIDLALVRSHHATSKNHTGIIAGGVAGGIVVALVIGLFAFIVSRRRRQGKEPSSSEGPSGWLPLSLYGNSHSAASAKTNTTGSYASSLPSNLCRHFSFAEIKAATNNFDEALLLGVGGFGKVYKGEIDGGSTKVAIKRGNPLSEQGVHEFQTEIEMLSKLRHRHLVSLIGYCEENTEMILVYDYMAHGTLREHLYKTQKPPLPWKQRLEICIGAARGLHYLHTGAKHTIIHRDVKTTNILLDEKWVAKVSDFGLSKTGPTLDNTHVSTVVKGSFGYLDPEYFRRQQLTDKSDVYSFGVVLFEILCARPALNPTLAKEQVSLAEWAAHCYRKGNLDQIVDPYLKGKIAFECFKKFAETAMKCVADQGIERPSMGDVLWNLEFALQLQESAEESGKGFAGILNEEEPLCSDPKGKKDSDALPMYDGNTDSRSSGMSMSIGGRSLASEDSDGLTPSAVFSQIMNPKGR
- the LOC112743871 gene encoding thioredoxin H-type, whose protein sequence is MGNCLDKDESTDTHSDQHVELASGNVKLISSTEAWEQKLEEATRDGKTVILNFSATWCGPCKMIAPYYCELSEKFTSIVFLIVDVDELSDFAATWDIKATPTFFFFQNGQQVDKLVGANKPELQKKIAAITDSVPKWQ